A genomic window from Gambusia affinis linkage group LG16, SWU_Gaff_1.0, whole genome shotgun sequence includes:
- the pals1a gene encoding protein PALS1: MTTSQLNGHVGEGGGGRGADEELRGGQPPREMAVDCPSELGARTLPLRRSAQLERIRQQQEDLRRRREEEGRQLDLNASLRLRKLAQNPHAIGIDNPTFLQDVPQPQALSGGQSQALLELEELLLSLKQVRSCLSDQQSQNDVELVLALLSKSDFQSALRIHNAVASSMQQPTPPFPLTQQALPLAMEVRSLVQASQSKDGLELLGLLSDTRLQALLQAHDGVAEREMEPESDPLEGETVAQWGGETVKIVRIEKARDVPLGATVRNEIDSVIISRIVRGGAAERSGLLSEGDEILEINGVEIRGKDVNQVFDILADMHGLLTFVLIPSAQTKPPPVKESVVHVKAHFDYDPSDDPYVPCRELGLSFQKGDILHIISQADPNWWQAYRDGDEDNQPLAGLVPGKSFQQQREAMKQTIEEDKESEKPGKLWCAKKNKRKRKKLLYSHRNDDLDEEILTYEEMALYHQPSNRKRPIALIGPNSCGQAELRQRLLSSQPERFAGAVPHTTRSRREAEVSGRDYHFVSRQAFEAELAAGKLIESGEFERNLYGTSSDSVRQVINAGKICLLCLHTQALKVLRSSDLKPYIIFIAPPSQERLRALLLKDGKSPKPEELRDIIEKAREMEQSCGHLFDAVIVNTDPDRAYAELLRLINKLDTEPQWVPCSWLR; encoded by the exons CCGGCAGCAGCAG GAGGATCTTCGGCGGCGGCGAGAGGAGGAGGGCCGGCAGCTGGACCTGAACGCCTCGCTGCGACTCAGGAAGCTGGCCCAGAACCCGCACGCCATTGGCATCGACAACCCCACCTTCCTGCAGGATGTGCCACAGCCACAGGCGCTCAGCGGCGGCCAGAGCCAGGCGCTGCTGG agctggaggagctgctgctgtcccTGAAGCAGGTCCGGAGCTGCCTGTCCGACCAGCAGAGCCAGAACGACGTGGAGCTGGTTCTGGCTCTGCTCAGCAAG TCGGACTTCCAGTCGGCGCTGAGGATCCACAACGCCGTGGCGTCCAGCATGCAGCAGCCGACTCCACCGTTCCCGCTGACCCAGCAGGCGCTGCCGCTGGCCATGGAG GTGAGGAGCCTGGTGCAGGCCAGCCAGAGTAAAGACGGCCTGGAGCTGCTCGGCCTGCTGTCCGACACCCGGCTGCAG GCGCTGCTACAGGCTCATGACGGCGTGGCAGAGAGGGAGATGGAGCCGGAGTCCGACCCGCTGGAAGGAGAAACTGTGGCGCAGTGGGGCGGAGAGACCGTGAAGATCGTCCGCATCGAGAAAGCTCGAGACGTTCCCCTG GGGGCGACTGTTCGAAATGAGATAGACAGCGTGATCATCAGTCGCATCGTCCGGGGAGGAGCGGCCGAACGCAGCGGCCTGCTGTCTGAGGGAGACGAGATCCTGGAGATCAACGGCGTGGAGATCAGAGGGAAGGACGTCAACCAGGTGTTTGACATCCTG GCCGACATGCACGGCCTCCTGACCTTCGTGTTGATCCCCAGCGCTCAGACCAAACCGCCGCCGGTCAAGGAGAGCGTG GTCCACGTGAAAGCCCACTTCGACTACGACCCGTCCGACGACCCGTACGTGCCGTGCCGAGAGCTGGGCCTGTCGTTCCAGAAAGGAGACATCCTCCACATCATCAGCCAGGCCGACCCCAACTGGTGGCAGGCGTACAGAGACGGCGACGAGGACAACCAGCCGCTTGCCGGACTCGTCCCAG GAAAAAGCTTCCAGCAACAACGGGAGGCCATGAAgcaaaccatagaagaagacAAGGAGTCTGAGAAACCTG GGAAGCTTTGGTGCGCCAAGAAGAACaagaggaaaaggaagaagCTGCTGTATTCCCACAGGAACGACG ATCTTGATGAGGAGATTCTGACCTATGAGGAGATGGCTCTGTACCACCAGCCATCCAACAGGAAGCGTCCGATCGCTCTGATTGGTCCGAACAGCTGTGGGCAGGCGGAGCTAAGGCAGAGGCTCCTCAGCAGCCAACCAGAACGCTTCGCTGGCGCCGTGCCTC ACACCACGCGCAGCCGTCGGGAAGCCGAGGTCAGCGGTAGAGATTACCACTTTGTGTCCCGCCAGGCGTTTGAAGCAGAGCTGGCGGCCG ggAAGCTGATCGAATCGGGCGAGTTTGAGAGGAACCTGTACGGGACGAGCAGCGACTCGGTGCGGCAAGTCATCAATGCCGGGAAGATCTGCCTGCTGTGTCTGCACACACAG GCCCTGAAGGTGCTGCGCAGCTCCGACCTGAAGCCCTACATAATCTTCATCGCCCCACCGTCCCAGGAGCGACTGAGAGCGCTGCTGCTGAAGGACGGCAAGAGCCCCAAG CCTGAGGAGCTGCGTGACATCATCGAGAAGGCTCGTGAGATGGAGCAGAGCTGCGGCCATCTTTTCGACGCGGTCATCGTGAACACGGACCCGGACCGGGCGTACGCCGAGCTGCTGCGCCTCATCAACAAGCTGGACACGGAGCCGCAGTGGGTGCCCTGCTCCTGGCTGcgctga